CAGTTGGTCGGTCGAGCCCGTCACCGCAGCCGGTGATGCGACGGGGCATCCGTGGGTGGAGTTGACACTGGACCCCGGAGCACGTCGGGAGCAGTATTTGCGCGTCACCAACCGCGGTGCTGAGGCGGTCGTGTTCTCCCTGTCGGCCGCGGACGGCTACTTCACCGATACGGGACGGTTCACGATGCTGCCGGCGGGACAGCGCTCAGCAGATGCGGGCACGTGGATCACCCTTCCGGCATCCGTCTCCGTCGACCCGGGTGCCAGCGTCGTCGTCCCCTTCACGGTGGACGTACCGGCGAACGCCACCCCCGGAGACCACCTCGCCGGTGTCGCCGCGGGCATCTTCTCGGAACAGGACACGGTGGGCGTCGAGTCTCGGATCGGGTTCAGAGTCCTGACGCGCGTGACCGGAGACGTGGTCCCCGCCGTGAGCACCACGGCGACCGCCGACTACCACCCGCCCTGGAACCCCTTCCTTCCCGGCCGGCTCGAGGTTCACCTCGCCACCCGGAACACGGGCAATACGCGCCTTTCCGCCGAGAACGAGGTCGCGGTGACCGGACCGCTCGGGCTCGCGGCCCGCACGAGCCGTTCCGATCCCCTCCCCGAGTTGGCGCCGGGCGACGAAAGGCAGGCGACGGTCACCGTCGACGACGTGTGGCCGCTCTTCGCGATGACCGCCGTCGTCGCCACGACGGCCGCCGACGCCGGAGGGAACAGCGAGGGGGTGACCGCGGCGACTCGCGTGACTGTGCCGGCGATGCCCTGGAGTCAGCTCCTCGTCGGGGGCTGCGCCGTGGCGCTCGTCGTGCTCGCTGTGTGGGATCGGCGTCGGCGACGTCGACGCTGGGCGAGCTTGGTGGAGAAGGCCCGCGAGCAAGGGCGTCGGGATGCCGTATCGGGTGTGTGGAGCGTCGCCGTCGCCGTACTGCTCGCGGCGGGCGTCATGGGGATATCGCCTCCGCCGGTGCATGCGTCGGAACCCGTCGGCGTCACCGTCGATATCTCGCCGCAGCCCGAGCCGATGCCGCCGTCGATGAGTCCCGGCGGGGGAGCTGCGCTCGCGCAGACGGGCACTTCTCTTCCCGCGTCGCTTGCGGTCGGGGGGACCGTGATCGTCGCCGCGGGGACGATGTTCTGGACGATCTCTCGACGACGAGACGCCCGGCGCGCCTCGTCATCACGCGCAGAGTCGGCATCCTGATCCGTGGCGACGGAGCCTCGAGGGTCGCCCGGCGGTGAACCACCCGGGACCCGCCCGTGAACTTAGTCGATGCGCCCCGCCGCCCACTCCCGCACCAGCGTGACGAGTGCGCCCACCTGCTTCTCGTCGAGGAAGGTCGGCACGTCGTGCGGTCTGCCGGGGCCGACGGCGAGCTGGTGCGCCTTGTCGGGGGAGACGCGCACCGCGGACGGGTCGATGTCGGCGCGAGGCGTGGAGATCGCGTCCTCTCCGAGGTCGCGGGAGCGAAGGTTCCGGTCGGTGAGCACGAGCCCGTAGGGGCCGAAGAGCGTGGCGTCGCTGAAGGACGCGAGCACCCGCTCGCCCGGGTCGAGGGAGACCTTCCTGAACAGCTTGGCGAAGTGCTTGGCGTGCTTCGCGTCGTCCTCGTACTTCACGATGCCGGCGAGGTCCAGCTCGGCGACCCGCTCGCGGAGGTTCGTGGTCGGAGCCGGCTCGACCGGAAGCGTCTCGCCTCGGCTCTCGAGGATGTGGACGGTCGACGCGATCGCCTCCGCGAGGAGCTGTTCGATCGCGTCGGGGCGCGCGTCGCCGAGGAGCGCCGCGGTGCCGTCCCAGTCGTACTCCTCGGTCGCGGTCGAGGCGAGCGACGCCGTGCGGGCCTCGTACAGCGGGTATTGCCGCTCCGTGCCCTTCGTGAAGACGAGGTCGACGGTGTCCTTCGCGACGAGCCGATGGCTGGTGAGGAGGAAGCCCTGTGCCTCCCGTTTGCGCGTGAGGCGATCCTGTACGTGGTAGCCCACCCACAGCACCGGCAGCTCATCGGGAGCCGCGGGGTTCGGCAGCATCAGCTGCTCCACCGCCATCCACAGGACCTCGTCGGCGTCCTCCCACTCGGGGTGAGGTCGGCCCGGAACGAAGACGAGGGGACTCACGTCTTCGGCGTGGTCGGCGAGGCCCGCGGCCATCGTGACGAGCTCGGCGAAGAGCTCCCTGCGCTCCGGGGAGTGCCCGTTCAGGTAGGCGTCGAGGCTCATGGTGAGGAAGCGTAGCGGAGCGCCTCGCACGCGCGACCGGGGGAGCGTCTCAGCGGATGGTCGCCCGCGCGTCCTTCGTCAGCAGGTAGAGGGTCTGGCTCCGGTCAGGGAACCGGGTGAAGCCGAACTTCTCGTAGAACGGGACGACGTCCTCGTTCAAAGCGTGGACCAGGATCGCGCGGACGCCGATGGTCTCGGCGGCATCGAGTGCTCGCAGCGTCGCGTGCTGCAGGAGAGAGAACCCGAGCCCCATGCCGTGAAAATCTCGATGGACGGCGAGCCGACCGAGGAGCACCACGGGGATGATCGAGGGCATCTTGTCGGCCAACATCGGCGGGCCGTCGCCGCGTTCCAGCGAGCTCGATGACAAACAGTAATAGCCCGCCACGCGGTGCTCGTCGCGGGTGACGGAAACACTGGTGCGGGAGGCGCCCGCCTTCTCGTTGCTGCGGGCACGTCCTCGGAGCCAGCTGTCGAGCGACTCCTCTCCCGAGTGGAACGCGGACAGCTTGTCTCCCGCGGCGATGGGTCGTGGGGTCAGGAACTCAGTCACCGTCGGTGAAAACCGATGTGCGCGTCAGAAGGTCACGGAGCCCGTCGAGGGAGCGCGCGGGGCGATCCATCGCCGACTGGAAGGCATCGAAGGCGTGCGCATCGACTCGGAGTCGGCGATCCTGCTGGATGACTTCCTCCGCGCGTGCCGTGAGGGTGGCGGCGGAGAAGTCGGTGACGGTGCGACCCGTGATCGCTGCGGCGGCTTCGATGGCATCCTTCTGGGCGGCTGTCACGCGGAGTTCGATGCGGGCGTCTTTCAAGGGTCTGTTCACTCCGTCATTGTACGGCAGATCCCCGTACACGTGCAGGGTGCTGTCTCGCGCCGCCCTTCGTCGTCTCTGCTCGCGGAGCGAAGAGCCTCACACGCGCGACAGCCGCACCGCCACGAACTGCCGCCCCGGCAGCTCTACGCGAGCGGTCCCGGAATGGATGCCGTCGGCCCGGTCGATCGTCATGTTCCACGTGTCGATCACGTCGATGGCCCAGTCGCCCTCGCCGAGCATGACGTTGCGGAATCGGGGGCGGTTGAAGCCGAAGTAGGCGACGCGGACCGTGCCGTCGCTCGACTGCGCCCACGGCACGTCCCAGTCGGAGGGAGCGGGGTCGAGCACGCCGCCGGGGACCTCGGCGAGCACGCTCTCGAGGAAGCCGATACGTGCGGGGGAGGTGCCGTGGAGCACGCCGCCCTTCGCCCACCAGAGGACCTCGCGGTCGGAGCCGGCGGCATCCGGGACCTCCACCTCGCCCACCGGGGCCGGGAGGTAGGTCTCGCCGTGGCCGACGTAGCCGCCGCGGACGGCGCCCTCCCAGAAGCGGCGCGTCATCTCTTCGCCGGTGATGTTGCCCCAGCCCTGGTCGATGTCGCCCTCGTACGCGCACTCGTCGATCACGACGGGCTTGCCCCAGCGCTCGCGCCACTCGTCGGTGTTCTCGGCGGTGCGGTACACGTCGACGCGCTGGATGCTGACGTGCGTGATCCACGGGCGCGAGTAGTCGTAGAACGGACGGCAGTTGTGGATCGAGTTGAGGTGGTCGGCGTGATCCTCGTCGCCGACGATCGCCGCGAGGCGTTCCCAGTCGTCCTCGTCCTTCGCCCAGACGAGGTCGTACTCGTTCGCCATCGACCACCACACGTTCGAGAACGCGGCGAGGCGGCGCACGACGTACCGGATGTACCGGTCGTCGACCGCGGGTCCGAGGTCGGCGAAGCCCCAGCGGTCGTAGGCGTGGAACAGGATGAGGTCGGCTTCGATGCCGTGCTCGCCGAGCTGCGCGATGCGCTTCTCGAGACGGCGGAAGTGCGCGGGATCGAAGCGCTCGAGGTCGAATCCGTCGGCGAGCGAACCGGGGAAGACGAAGTCGTCGGGCTCGTTCGCGTTGAAGAGGTACGACTTCGGGAACAGGCACATGCGGATCTTGCGGAACGGTCCGTCGGTGAGCGTCTCGAGCGTCTGCTCCTGCAGGGCGTCGGGCTGGTGGGTCCAGGCGTACGCCGTCGTGCCGAGCGGGCGGTGGCGCGTGCCGTCGGCGTGCGCGAAGTGGAAGCCGTCGACGCGCACCGGCCCGTGCGCGCCGTCGCGGGCCGCGCCCACCTGCGCCTCGCCGCGCAGGCCGTCGAGCGACCGCGCGGTCGCGGTGGTCGTGAACGCCCAGCGCCCCTCCTGGTCGGCGAGCACGCGGACGACCCACTCGCCGTTGCCGTCGTAGAAGCCGCCGACTCGGACGGTCGAGCCGTCGGGACGGGTGAAGTCCGCGTGCAGATCCACCTCGACGAAGGGATTGCCGTGCGCGGGGCCGTCGATGCGCACCTCGAGCACGCCCCACCGGCTCGTGTCGGCCACGGGGCGCACCGACGCCGAGGCGCGGTCGACGTCGTCGCCCTCGTAGGCGGGGTTCGGTGCGATCGCGGGGGCGTACGCGGGCCGCTCGGCCACCTCGCCGATCTCGGCGAGCTCGGCCCACAGCTGCGCGCGCGCCTCGGGCGATTCGAGCGACGGGACGAGGGCGATGAGCGACCCCAGCCGACCGCCGCGGAACTGCGCCGCCATCGGCGACGCCGCGAAGCCCGGCATGAGGCGCTCGAGCACCGCCCGGGCACCGGGGTGGTCGAGGGCTTCGCCGAAGGTGGAGCGGCGGTCGAACATGGGGTCTCCTCGGGGCTCAGGGGTGTCGGGGCCGGGTCGCGGGTGCGGGGCCTCGCGGGTGACGGACGGGGCGGATGCCGGGTCTCAGGCGGTCGCGTCGCGCACGGCGCGGTCGACCCGCGCGAGCACGTCCGGCGGGGTGAACATCAGGGCGGATGCCAAGGGGCGACCGGCGCCCCACACGGTGCCGGAGCGGACGCCCTCGACCCGCTCGGGAGCCGTCTCTTCGAGGGCATCGAGCAGCGCGGCGTACGCGCGCGGGTCGTCGATGACGTCGGCGAGCATCGCCTCGAGGCCGGGCAGGGGCGGCCGCACGGGGACGGCCGGGAGCGTGACGCGCCACTCGTGCGTACCCGACCCGACCTCGGCGGGGGCTTCGGAACCGTCGGCGAGGGTTCCCGGGAGGGCGACCTCGGCCGTGGTGTTCGGCGGCACGATCGCGCGGACGCGCACGACGTCGCTGCCGGGCTCCCGCTCCCACGACACCTCGGCCGGACCGTAGGCGGTGAGGTGGCGGGCCGAGGCGTGCTCGAAGGCGGCGAGCGGGCGCGGGGCGACCCGCAGACGGCGATAGCCGGGGGCGGCGGGAGCGAGCCCGGCGACGGTGCGGTGCAGCCAGTCCGCCACGGCGCCGAGGGCGTAGTGGTTGAACGAGGTCATCTCGCCGGGGTTCACCGATCCGTCGGGGAGCAGGCTGTCCCACCGCTCCCAGACCGTCGTCGCGCCCTGCGTGACGGGGTACAGCCACGAGGGGCACTGCGTCTGCAGCAGCAGGCGCTCGGCCGCGTCGTGGTGGCCGCCGTCGCTGAGGGCGTCCGCGATGATCGGCGTGCCGACGAACCCCGTCGAGATGCGGTAGCCGCTCTCGCGGACGAGCGCCGCGAGCCGGTCGGCGAGAGCGGCGCGAGTCGGGGCATCCTGCACGAGGTCGAACGCGAGGGCCAGCGCATACGCGGTGGGGGCGTCGCTCATCATGCGGCCGGCGGGGGTGACGTACTCGCTCACGAAGGCGCGGCGGCTGCGCTCGGCGAGAGCGTGGTAGGTCTCGGCATCCGCGGTGTTCTCCAGCAGCGCCGCCGCCTCGGCCACCTGGCGCAGCGAGCGGGCGAAGTACGCCGTCGCGACGATGTCGCCGTCGACCTTCGCCTTGCCGGGCTGGTCGGGCGGCGCGCTCGGGTCGAGCCAGTCGCCGAGCTGCATCCGCCCGGCCCAAAGGCCCGAGTCCCCGGCATCCGCTCGCACCGCCTCGACCCATGCGCGCATGCTGGGGTACTGCGCGGCGAGCACGCCGATATCGCCGAAACGCTCGTGCAGGACGGTCGGGGTGACCGCGGCGGCATCGCCCCACGCCGCGACGGGACCCCCGCCCGCGAACGAGGGAAGGGCCGCCGGGATCACGAGCGGGACGATGCCGCCCGCGCGCTCCTGCTCGAGAGCGAGGTCGCGCAGCCATGAGGTGAGGAAGCCGTCGCAGTCGTAGAGGAACGACGCCGTCGGGGCGAACACCTGCAGGTCGCCGGTCCACCCCAGACGCTCGTCGCGCTGCGGGCAGTCGGTGGGAAGGGCGAGGAAGTTCCCGCGCATCCCCCACACGACGTTCTCGTGCAGACGGTTCACGAGCGCGTGCGACGAGGTGAACCAGCCGGTGCGCTCCATGTCGCTGTGCAGCACCACGGCCTCGACCTGCGCGTCGGTCACGTCGATCCCGGTGATCTGCGCGTAGCGGAAGCCGTAGAACGAGAAGCGGCTCTCGAGCACGTCGTCGCCACCGGACAGGACGAAGGATGCCTCGGCCTTGGCGTTGCGCAAGGGGCGGAGCGCGAGCTCCCCCTCGTCGAGCACCTCGGCGTGGCGGATCGTGACGGTGGTGCCGGCCTCGCCGCGCACCCGCAGGCGGAGGCGGCCGACGAGGTTCTGGCCGAAGTCGAGCACCTCGCCGCCGGAGGGCGTCGCGAGACGCGCGACGACGGGGAGACTCTCGTGCCGGCGGACCGGCTCGGCGATGCGCGCCTCGGGGAGGGGGACGTTCTCGTGGCCGGGGCGGGCGACGACGCCCACCCGCGCGGGCGCCCAGCGGCGGTCGGTGCCGGAGGTCGTGGCATCCGGGGTCGACCAGGGCGCGCGGAGGCGGAGATCCTGGTGCTCGCCCGCGTAGATGCCGCTCGTGACGATCTCGGCGTCGCCCGTCGCGGTCCAGGCCGACCCCGTCGGCGCGACCGTCTCGACCGTGCCGTCGGCGAAGGTCACGCGCAGCTGCGCGAGGAAAGCGGGCTGGTCGCCGTAGATGCGGTCGGTGAAGGTGAAGAAGCCGTAGCGCTCGGTGTACCAGGCGCCGGCGAGGGTCGCCCCCACGACATTGTCGCCCTCGACGAGCAGGTCGGTGACGTCGACGGTCTCGTGCACGAGCCGGTCGCGCGTCGCGCTCCAGCCCGGGGCCAGGACGTCGTCCGAGACCGCGCGGCCGTTGATCTCGGGCTCCGCGCTGCCGAGGGCGGTCCACAGGAGGAGGGCGCGGCGGACGGGACGATCGAGGCGGAAGGCCGTCTGCACGAGCGCGGGCTGGGCCTCTCGTTCCGGGTCGGCGAGGCCGATCGGCTCGGCGACCCACTCGTCGGGGGCGAGGAAGCCGGCCTCGACGGCGAGGGGCGCGCTCCAGGCGGTGACGGCTCCGTCGACACCGGTCACCCGCACCCGCACCTCCCGGCGCTCGCCGGGTTCGAGCGGCGCGAACGGCCAGGCGACGAGCGCGGACTCCGCTCCCTCGAGGGGGACGCTGGTCGCCCCGTCGGTGATCTCGGCGGACGCCTGGCGCCAGGACGGGGTCGACGTCTCGACCCGCCAGGTGAGGCGGGGCGTGGGCGTGGCGACGAAGGGTGAATCGGTGCGCAGCTCGGCTTTCACCGCGGCGACACGGGTGTCGGTGGTCATGCGTCGTCTCCCTCGGCGACCCAGGCGGTCGCGTCGATCCTGCCTTCTCGGGCGTACACCCCGATCACGCGTCCGGTGAAGGACTCCGTGACCTCGGACGAGAGGAAACGTCCGTCGACCTCGGCCAGCGCGAGGCGCTGACCGTCGACCGTCGCGCCCAGATGCAGGGCGTGAATCGCGGGCGCGAAGCTCACCGCGGAGCTCCCGGGCCCGCAGTCGATGTGCAGCGTCAGCGTGGTCGCGGTCAGCGGTGTGCGCCACTCCTGCACGACGTCGCCGAGGACGGCGCGGGCGA
This portion of the Microbacterium testaceum StLB037 genome encodes:
- a CDS encoding GNAT family N-acetyltransferase → MTEFLTPRPIAAGDKLSAFHSGEESLDSWLRGRARSNEKAGASRTSVSVTRDEHRVAGYYCLSSSSLERGDGPPMLADKMPSIIPVVLLGRLAVHRDFHGMGLGFSLLQHATLRALDAAETIGVRAILVHALNEDVVPFYEKFGFTRFPDRSQTLYLLTKDARATIR
- a CDS encoding DUF1778 domain-containing protein, translating into MNRPLKDARIELRVTAAQKDAIEAAAAITGRTVTDFSAATLTARAEEVIQQDRRLRVDAHAFDAFQSAMDRPARSLDGLRDLLTRTSVFTDGD
- a CDS encoding DUF5605 domain-containing protein gives rise to the protein MFDRRSTFGEALDHPGARAVLERLMPGFAASPMAAQFRGGRLGSLIALVPSLESPEARAQLWAELAEIGEVAERPAYAPAIAPNPAYEGDDVDRASASVRPVADTSRWGVLEVRIDGPAHGNPFVEVDLHADFTRPDGSTVRVGGFYDGNGEWVVRVLADQEGRWAFTTTATARSLDGLRGEAQVGAARDGAHGPVRVDGFHFAHADGTRHRPLGTTAYAWTHQPDALQEQTLETLTDGPFRKIRMCLFPKSYLFNANEPDDFVFPGSLADGFDLERFDPAHFRRLEKRIAQLGEHGIEADLILFHAYDRWGFADLGPAVDDRYIRYVVRRLAAFSNVWWSMANEYDLVWAKDEDDWERLAAIVGDEDHADHLNSIHNCRPFYDYSRPWITHVSIQRVDVYRTAENTDEWRERWGKPVVIDECAYEGDIDQGWGNITGEEMTRRFWEGAVRGGYVGHGETYLPAPVGEVEVPDAAGSDREVLWWAKGGVLHGTSPARIGFLESVLAEVPGGVLDPAPSDWDVPWAQSSDGTVRVAYFGFNRPRFRNVMLGEGDWAIDVIDTWNMTIDRADGIHSGTARVELPGRQFVAVRLSRV
- a CDS encoding alpha-L-rhamnosidase; amino-acid sequence: MTTDTRVAAVKAELRTDSPFVATPTPRLTWRVETSTPSWRQASAEITDGATSVPLEGAESALVAWPFAPLEPGERREVRVRVTGVDGAVTAWSAPLAVEAGFLAPDEWVAEPIGLADPEREAQPALVQTAFRLDRPVRRALLLWTALGSAEPEINGRAVSDDVLAPGWSATRDRLVHETVDVTDLLVEGDNVVGATLAGAWYTERYGFFTFTDRIYGDQPAFLAQLRVTFADGTVETVAPTGSAWTATGDAEIVTSGIYAGEHQDLRLRAPWSTPDATTSGTDRRWAPARVGVVARPGHENVPLPEARIAEPVRRHESLPVVARLATPSGGEVLDFGQNLVGRLRLRVRGEAGTTVTIRHAEVLDEGELALRPLRNAKAEASFVLSGGDDVLESRFSFYGFRYAQITGIDVTDAQVEAVVLHSDMERTGWFTSSHALVNRLHENVVWGMRGNFLALPTDCPQRDERLGWTGDLQVFAPTASFLYDCDGFLTSWLRDLALEQERAGGIVPLVIPAALPSFAGGGPVAAWGDAAAVTPTVLHERFGDIGVLAAQYPSMRAWVEAVRADAGDSGLWAGRMQLGDWLDPSAPPDQPGKAKVDGDIVATAYFARSLRQVAEAAALLENTADAETYHALAERSRRAFVSEYVTPAGRMMSDAPTAYALALAFDLVQDAPTRAALADRLAALVRESGYRISTGFVGTPIIADALSDGGHHDAAERLLLQTQCPSWLYPVTQGATTVWERWDSLLPDGSVNPGEMTSFNHYALGAVADWLHRTVAGLAPAAPGYRRLRVAPRPLAAFEHASARHLTAYGPAEVSWEREPGSDVVRVRAIVPPNTTAEVALPGTLADGSEAPAEVGSGTHEWRVTLPAVPVRPPLPGLEAMLADVIDDPRAYAALLDALEETAPERVEGVRSGTVWGAGRPLASALMFTPPDVLARVDRAVRDATA